The genomic segment CAATAAATTCAGCTACTACTGATCAAAATGGATTTTTTCAATTTACAGGATTAAACAATAATGCCACGTTTGTTGTAAGAGCTGATATACCAGGGTTACCTAATGATTCTATTTATACGTTTACGGTTAACCCAGGAGATGGTCCGCTAGATTCGTTAAATTTCTATGTAGATACTGTTGGAGTTTATATTTTACCAGAATATATATTTACAGGTATTGATTTGATTAATTCAGAGGATATTGACGTAAGTATTAGACCAAATCCAACCGCATCATCTTTTAATTTAGAAATAAATTCTATAAGCAATTCTAAAATAGAAGTTAAATTAATGAATAGTATAGGAGAAGTTGTATTAACTAAGTCTCCAAATATTAATATAGGATTGAATAGAATAAGCTTTGAACTCCAAAATCAACCAGCAGGAATCTATTTCCTTTCAATAAACTATGAAAACCAACATTTTATAAAGAAAATAGTTAAGCAATAAAAAAAAAGCCTCGTTTTTGCGAGGCTTTTTTTTATATTTACCAAGGTGAAAAAGCATATCATTTTTATATTGTTGTGTGTGTTAATAGGGTATAATTTATCCTATTCACAAACCTATAATTATACAAATTATAACGTTGCAGAAGGGTTAGAACAATCAGATGTTTTAACCATATCACAATCTAAAAATGGATTTTTACTTTATGGAACAAATGGTGGTGGATTAGGTATTTATGATGGCTATTCTTTCAAGTCAATAAAAGAAAAGCATGGCTTAGCTAATAATGTTGTTTTTTCAATTGACGTTGCAAATGATGGGGGAGTTTGGGCAGCAACTAGAGAAGGGATAAGTTTACTTAATCATGAGGTAACTAAAGTTTCAAAAAACTTTGCGAAGGATATTTCATTTTATTGGGTTCATGTGAATAAATCAACTGAAGAAGTTTGGTTTGGTTCTGCCAAAGGTTTGTATAAGTATTTTCCAAAACTAGATTCTGTTGAATCAATCAAAACAATTAATGAGGTTTTAAACACATCATTCATCAATTGTATTTATACCGATAGTAGCAATAATGTTTGGATAGGAACAAAAAATGCGGGTGTATTCGTTTTAAATCCATCTGGAGGTGTAACTAATTATTCTGTCAATGAAGGTTTGTCCAATAACTATATTAAAACAATAATAGAGGGTAAAACGGGAGAAATTATTGTTGGTACAATTGATGGACTTAACTTAATAAAGAAAGAAGAAGTATCTATTATCGATTTGCCAAAATTACCTGGTATTAGCTTGACGTTTACATCGTCAACCAACTATAAAAATCAAATCATTTTTGGGGCGTTAAACAATCAATTATATGTTTTAAACAAAGATACTTATGCACCTATTTGGATGACCCAAAATAATGGATTTATCTATAAAAAAATATGGTCGGTTTTTACAGATAAGGAAGAAAACTTATGGTTAGGTTCTATAGGTGAGGGTTTAGTAAAGTTTAATCCAATTTTCACCTTTTATAATATCCAAAATGGTTTGTTAAGCAATTATATTAATGCTGTTTATGAAAATAATCAAGGCGAAATTTTTGTAGGAATCAATGGTGGGTTTAATATTATTGAAAAGAACAATTCTATAAAAACATTTCAAACGCTTAAAGAATTAGGATTTAGTAGTGTTTATCATATTAATGAGTTTAAAAATGAACTTCTATTAGGAACTAATAATGGATTGTTTAAGTTACTTGGAGATAAAACCAAACCAATACCATTTTCTGATAAGGAGATTAAAGACGAAAATATCTACCATACTTATAGGCATAAGAATAATTTTTACGTAGGTGGTAAAACTGGGTTTTATGTGTTGAAAGATGACACTTTACATAGTGTATTAAATTCACCAAAAGAGTTTGTTTATAATATTGTAGAGTACAAAGGGGCAATTTATTTAGCTTCAAATAAAGGGATTTATAAATACAATAAAAATAGTTTTGAATTTTTGTCGAGCGAACAAGGATTGGTATGTGATAGGGTGAAGTGTTTTAGAATAGATTCTAAATATAATTTGTGGATTGGAACTAGTGAGGGAGCTTATGTATACAATGGTAAAAGCTTTAAAAAAATTGATGAATCTAGTGGGTTAACTTCCGAAAATATTTATTTAATGGAATTGGATGGGAAAGGGAATATTTGGATAGGAACTAATAAAGGTTTAGATAGAATAAATATTGAGAGTGTTTATCAATATTGGAATAATTCAAATAATAAGATTGAAATAAGGAATTATGGTAAGAATGAAGGCTTTAATGGTGTAGAATGTAACCTGAATGCTGTTTATAGAAATAAAAAAAATCAACTTTATTTCGGTACTATTAACGGTGTTTATAAGTATCATTCTGAAAATGATGAAATCAATCATCAGGCACCAATTGTATCATTTAAAACGATTAAACTGAATTTTGAAGATGTTGATTGGAATAACTATTCTTCAAGTATAGATGATAATAATGGATTACCAACAAATCTAGAATTACAATACAACAAGAATAATTTAATATTTGAATTTGTAGGGGTTTCTTTAACCAATCCAAATGAGGTTTATTACCAATACAAATTGGAAGGATTAGATGAAAACTGGTTGCCATTAACAAAAGATAGAAAAGCGGTATACACTGCAATACCACATGGTAATTATTCATTTAAACTTAAAGCAAGAAATAGTGATGGAGTTTGGACTGAAGCTGAACAAGTATTTAGCTTTTCAATTTCTCCTCCTTGGTATAAAACTACTTGGTTTTATATTACTGTAGTTTTAACAGTGCTGTTATTAGGTTATACTATTTTAGTTGTTAGAACAAGAAATCTTAAAAAAACACAAATTATTTTAACTACTAAGGTTGAAGAGAGAACAAAAGAATTACGCGAGGAAAAAGAAAAAGTTGAAAGTGTTAATTCAGAATTGGCTGAGCAGAAAAAAGTAGTTGAGGTGGTTAATAAAAACATTACCGACAGCATCAATTATGCAAAAAAGATACAAGAAGCGATTTTGCCTAAACCTACCAAATTAGAAGAATTAAAGGATAGTGTAGCTATATTATACTTGCCTAAAGATGTGGTTAGTGGTGATTTTTATTGGTATGAAAAAGTAGGTAACAAATTAATTTTTGCAACAGCCGATTGTACTGGTCATGGTGTTCCTGGAGCTTTTATGAGTATGATAGGTGTTAACAATTTGAATCAAATCATTGTCGAAAATAAAATTACCAGCCCCGATAAAATTTTAAAAGAGTTAAATATTGCAATTAAAAAAGTATTAAAGCAAGAAGACGAGGATAGTGAAAGTAGAGATGGTATGGATATTTCTATTTCTTGTTTCGATTTAGATAAAAAAATAATTTCTTATGCTGGTGCTTTCAGACCTCTTTTATATATTAGAGATAATGAGTTACATGAGCTTAAAGGTAGTCGTCAGCCAATTGGGGGTAGTGCTCCTATCGATTTTGAGTATGAATTGAGTGAGTTTGAATATTTAAAAGATGATGTTTATTATATGTTCTCCGATGGATTCCCTGATCAGTTTGGTGGACCTAAAGGAAAAAAATTCATGAACAAACAATTAAAAGATGTGTTTATGAAGATTTATAAAAAAGAACCAGTTCACCAAAAAGAATTATTAAAAAATGAATTAGTTAAGTGGATGGGTGATAATGAACAGATTGATGATGTGCTTGTGATGTGCGTGAAGATTTAGTCTTCAGTTCACAGTTTTCAATTCTCAGTTCAAAGTTCTGCCTCTAAATTTCTGTCTTCCAACTTCCATCTTCTGACTTCCAACTTCAAACTTACACTTCTTAATTACAATACCTCGCAATCAAATCATAAGAAGTTAAAAAACCTAATTCCCCAGCTTTACTAAAATCTTTACAAGCTTGTTCTCTGTTGTCTAAAACCAATAGAATCAATCCTCTATTAAAATAAGCTTCTGCAAAATTTGGATTTACTTTAATTGATGCAGTATAATCGTCAATCGCTTCAAGATATTTTCCATCTTTAAACTTTAAATTACCTCGATTAAAGTAAACAAAACTAAAATTTGGGTTTTCTTTAATACACTTTGCGTAGTCGGATAAAACCATTTTTAAAGTATACTGAACAGTTTCTTTTTCCGTTTCTTCAATTAGTTTGTAAAGTAGGTTTGCTCTACTAAAATAACTAATGTAATTGGTAGAATCTAGTTTTAATGATTTATCAAAGTCGGCTAATGCCTTGCTATATTCGTTAATAGAGGCGTATAATATGGCTCTTTTTAAATACAATTCAGCATCATCGTTGTTTTGCGCTATTGTTGTATTTAAATCGGCTATTTCAGATAAGTTAAATTGTTCTAATGAAGTTTCAGATTCATCGCTATGAATTAAGAAATAGGAAGTAAAACTCTTCTTTGTTTTATTCCAAGAATCAATAATTCTTTTTTCTTTTAAATTGGAAAATAGTTGGATAGAATAGCTCGGTAATAGTGATATACTATTGGTTTTGAAGTTCTCAGCATTATTGGAGTTATTGCCACTATTAAACGAAGTTATTTTAGCAATTAAAAGTTCTTCAGCTTGTTTTAAGCTGTCAGTGATGTTAAGTTTTGATTTGTTTATAATTTCAGCCGTTTGATTGTCGGCATCTCCACCTTTGTAATTACCCATGGCATATCTTATGGTTGCTCTTAATTTGTAGGCATCAACAAAATCAGGGTACAGTTCAATGGCTTTTTCAATATCTGCATTAGCAGCTTTGTTGTTTTTTAATTTTTGATGTAAGATAGCTCTATTGTAATAAGCCAAAATGTTAGTATTGTTAATTTCTAAAACTTTATCGTAATCTTTAATTGCGGTTTTCGTGTTTCCTTTTTCAGTATGTAATAATGCTCTATTGTAATATCCTGAAGCTGAGTTTGGAGATAATTCAATCAACTTGTTTAAATCAGCTAAAGCTTCGTTTTGTTTGTTTTGTTTATTGTAAATCATTGATCGTTGGAAATACGCATAGCTATTTTTGGAATCTAAATACAACGATTTTTGAATGTCATTTAATGCCAATTCATAATCTTCTAAAAAATAATAAGCGGTTGCTCTTCTCACATAATTGGTAGAGTTGTACGGACTATTTTCAATAACTACATTAAAATCGCTAATAGCTTTGTCGAAGTTTTTTAAACCAATTTCAGCCATTCCTCTTACAATGTAGATGATTTCTTTTTTTGAACGATACCTCAACGCGCTCTCACAATCTTTAACCGCATTGGTAAAATCATCTAAATTGCTATAAGTTATAGCACGATTAATATAAATATCAGGGTTTCTTGCGTCAATTGAAAGAGCTTTGTTG from the Flavobacteriales bacterium genome contains:
- a CDS encoding SpoIIE family protein phosphatase — translated: MKKHIIFILLCVLIGYNLSYSQTYNYTNYNVAEGLEQSDVLTISQSKNGFLLYGTNGGGLGIYDGYSFKSIKEKHGLANNVVFSIDVANDGGVWAATREGISLLNHEVTKVSKNFAKDISFYWVHVNKSTEEVWFGSAKGLYKYFPKLDSVESIKTINEVLNTSFINCIYTDSSNNVWIGTKNAGVFVLNPSGGVTNYSVNEGLSNNYIKTIIEGKTGEIIVGTIDGLNLIKKEEVSIIDLPKLPGISLTFTSSTNYKNQIIFGALNNQLYVLNKDTYAPIWMTQNNGFIYKKIWSVFTDKEENLWLGSIGEGLVKFNPIFTFYNIQNGLLSNYINAVYENNQGEIFVGINGGFNIIEKNNSIKTFQTLKELGFSSVYHINEFKNELLLGTNNGLFKLLGDKTKPIPFSDKEIKDENIYHTYRHKNNFYVGGKTGFYVLKDDTLHSVLNSPKEFVYNIVEYKGAIYLASNKGIYKYNKNSFEFLSSEQGLVCDRVKCFRIDSKYNLWIGTSEGAYVYNGKSFKKIDESSGLTSENIYLMELDGKGNIWIGTNKGLDRINIESVYQYWNNSNNKIEIRNYGKNEGFNGVECNLNAVYRNKKNQLYFGTINGVYKYHSENDEINHQAPIVSFKTIKLNFEDVDWNNYSSSIDDNNGLPTNLELQYNKNNLIFEFVGVSLTNPNEVYYQYKLEGLDENWLPLTKDRKAVYTAIPHGNYSFKLKARNSDGVWTEAEQVFSFSISPPWYKTTWFYITVVLTVLLLGYTILVVRTRNLKKTQIILTTKVEERTKELREEKEKVESVNSELAEQKKVVEVVNKNITDSINYAKKIQEAILPKPTKLEELKDSVAILYLPKDVVSGDFYWYEKVGNKLIFATADCTGHGVPGAFMSMIGVNNLNQIIVENKITSPDKILKELNIAIKKVLKQEDEDSESRDGMDISISCFDLDKKIISYAGAFRPLLYIRDNELHELKGSRQPIGGSAPIDFEYELSEFEYLKDDVYYMFSDGFPDQFGGPKGKKFMNKQLKDVFMKIYKKEPVHQKELLKNELVKWMGDNEQIDDVLVMCVKI
- a CDS encoding tetratricopeptide repeat protein, translating into MIANYNLISTRSSFLKPTFLVALFFIFLNGFSQIKKENKLLIGRIEMSNKNYQEAIESFNIASNNDPLNYEPYYFRSIAKIELGDVIGAANDINKAIELEPRNVDLYILRGSINDRQSNYQKAFEDFNKALSIDARNPDIYINRAITYSNLDDFTNAVKDCESALRYRSKKEIIYIVRGMAEIGLKNFDKAISDFNVVIENSPYNSTNYVRRATAYYFLEDYELALNDIQKSLYLDSKNSYAYFQRSMIYNKQNKQNEALADLNKLIELSPNSASGYYNRALLHTEKGNTKTAIKDYDKVLEINNTNILAYYNRAILHQKLKNNKAANADIEKAIELYPDFVDAYKLRATIRYAMGNYKGGDADNQTAEIINKSKLNITDSLKQAEELLIAKITSFNSGNNSNNAENFKTNSISLLPSYSIQLFSNLKEKRIIDSWNKTKKSFTSYFLIHSDESETSLEQFNLSEIADLNTTIAQNNDDAELYLKRAILYASINEYSKALADFDKSLKLDSTNYISYFSRANLLYKLIEETEKETVQYTLKMVLSDYAKCIKENPNFSFVYFNRGNLKFKDGKYLEAIDDYTASIKVNPNFAEAYFNRGLILLVLDNREQACKDFSKAGELGFLTSYDLIARYCN